In Paenibacillus sp. BIC5C1, a genomic segment contains:
- a CDS encoding alpha/beta hydrolase: MKFQPNQPASGTLEHIARSTVQIPRAEQWTMKSQSGNHAYQIMVFQPAEAPPPSGYPVIYLLDANSVFGTMVEAVRVQGRRPEKTGALPAIVVGIGYPTAGPFSPHRYYDFTPQATTEYTQNSDGTPLPKQGGADEFLQFIEEELKPDMEQQFRIDRSRQAIFGHSLGGLFVLHTLFKKPEAFRYYIAGSPSLHWNQNVMQAEEQEFVARLEQHPVNVKVWIGMGEQEKTHPARNNDKASSLTERLSALNQPGLDIKYTEFEEENHVSVLPFLISRTMRFACSPES, translated from the coding sequence ATGAAGTTTCAGCCCAATCAACCCGCATCTGGCACCCTTGAACATATCGCACGCAGTACCGTACAGATTCCACGTGCCGAACAATGGACCATGAAATCACAGAGCGGCAATCATGCCTATCAGATCATGGTATTCCAACCGGCAGAAGCGCCACCGCCATCAGGATATCCGGTGATCTACCTGTTGGATGCCAACTCGGTGTTTGGCACCATGGTGGAGGCCGTTCGTGTACAGGGCCGCAGACCGGAGAAGACCGGAGCACTTCCGGCCATTGTTGTTGGCATCGGGTATCCAACGGCGGGCCCTTTTTCACCGCACCGTTACTATGACTTTACCCCGCAAGCGACAACAGAATATACACAGAATTCGGATGGAACGCCTTTACCGAAGCAGGGTGGAGCCGATGAATTCTTGCAGTTTATTGAAGAAGAGCTGAAGCCGGATATGGAACAGCAGTTCCGGATTGACCGGAGCAGACAGGCTATTTTTGGTCATTCCCTTGGTGGATTGTTCGTTTTGCATACGTTGTTCAAGAAACCGGAAGCTTTCCGCTATTACATTGCCGGCAGTCCTTCCCTTCACTGGAATCAGAACGTCATGCAGGCGGAGGAACAGGAGTTTGTCGCACGGCTGGAGCAGCATCCCGTGAACGTCAAGGTGTGGATTGGCATGGGTGAACAGGAGAAGACGCATCCTGCCCGCAACAACGATAAGGCTTCGAGTCTTACAGAACGGTTATCGGCGCTGAATCAGCCGGGTCTGGACATTAAATATACCGAGTTTGAAGAAGAAAACCATGTATCCGTATTGCCGTTTCTGATTAGTCGTACGATGCGTTTTGCCTGCAGCCCGGAGTCGTAG
- a CDS encoding 2,3-dihydro-2,3-dihydroxybenzoate dehydrogenase: protein MSYTGIDGKVAVVTGAAQGIGEAVARLLAEQGAIVAAFDVREDQLNQLVTDLHSQGHQATACPMDISNRQSVEDAIQRIEKTLGPIGILVNAAGVLYTGAVSELRDEEWTRTFDVNTHGVFYMSRAVVRYMAERQSGAIVTVGSNASGVPRMHMSAYVASKAASTMFTKCLALEYASDHIRCNIVSPGSTDTDMQRALWVDEHGAQAVIAGSPQAYRLGIPLNRLALPSDIADSVLFLVSDQARHITMHNLCVDGGATLGA, encoded by the coding sequence GTGAGTTACACAGGGATTGATGGAAAAGTAGCCGTAGTCACCGGGGCTGCGCAAGGCATCGGTGAAGCCGTGGCAAGGTTGCTTGCCGAGCAGGGCGCTATTGTTGCAGCTTTCGACGTACGTGAGGATCAGTTGAATCAACTGGTCACAGATCTGCATAGTCAGGGTCATCAGGCAACAGCCTGTCCTATGGATATATCTAACCGTCAATCCGTTGAAGATGCAATCCAGCGTATTGAGAAGACATTAGGTCCGATTGGCATTCTGGTGAATGCAGCGGGAGTACTATACACAGGGGCTGTGAGTGAGCTCCGTGATGAAGAATGGACAAGAACTTTTGATGTGAATACACATGGTGTATTTTACATGTCCCGTGCTGTGGTGCGATACATGGCCGAACGTCAATCAGGAGCGATTGTTACTGTCGGTTCAAATGCTTCTGGCGTGCCCCGGATGCACATGTCTGCTTACGTAGCTTCCAAAGCGGCTTCAACCATGTTCACCAAATGTTTGGCGCTTGAATACGCCTCAGACCATATCCGCTGTAACATTGTATCTCCAGGTTCGACGGATACCGATATGCAGCGTGCATTGTGGGTGGATGAGCATGGAGCACAGGCCGTTATCGCGGGTTCTCCGCAAGCTTATCGACTGGGCATACCACTGAACAGGCTGGCGTTGCCATCGGATATCGCGGATAGTGTGCTTTTTTTGGTATCGGATCAGGCTAGACATATTACGATGCATAACTTGTGTGTGGACGGAGGCGCCACGTTAGGTGCCTGA
- a CDS encoding AraC family transcriptional regulator: MLLENDSQTSAHLPVTGRSPKTDLAKVKVYMDEHYDEPLSIADLAHKANISAKYFVDLFKKTYGQSAMEYLTDLRINRAKRYLKETGYKLREIALRVGYSDEYYFSRKFKKEVGVSPSDYAKNARKRIATCSSSIIGQLLALNVMPVAAPIDPKWTAYYYNVHRTEIQSHLRLTDPYTSLRFEANVERLVHIRPDAIVGTDQIGEQDQAKLAEIAPCCFVPKYHLDWRAQLRMIAAFLEREEQAEQWISVYSQRVEKARDSVKQKVGREKVIVVRVYGQHLYLYRNPGIEEVLYNNGLQLETFPDVQANTQLTLEQLAALNPDRILVMVCPEAASRAYWLSLQHSPVWRQLKAVRQYQIHLITGDPWFDYSAVGVMRMLDEALLIFTGYCPNVYLDNVHGDSQAT; the protein is encoded by the coding sequence ATGTTACTGGAAAATGATTCGCAGACCTCTGCGCACTTGCCCGTTACCGGCCGCAGTCCCAAGACGGATCTTGCCAAGGTAAAAGTATATATGGACGAGCACTATGACGAACCATTGTCTATTGCCGATCTCGCCCACAAAGCCAATATCAGTGCGAAATATTTCGTGGATCTGTTCAAGAAAACCTACGGACAGAGTGCAATGGAATATCTGACCGATCTTCGCATTAATCGTGCGAAACGATACCTGAAAGAAACAGGGTACAAGCTCCGTGAAATCGCACTGAGAGTAGGCTATAGCGATGAGTATTATTTTAGCCGCAAATTTAAAAAGGAAGTGGGCGTATCTCCTTCGGATTATGCCAAAAATGCGAGGAAACGAATCGCCACCTGCTCCTCCAGTATCATTGGACAGCTGCTGGCGCTTAATGTCATGCCTGTCGCTGCGCCGATTGATCCCAAATGGACCGCTTATTATTATAACGTGCACCGGACAGAGATTCAGTCTCATCTGAGACTGACCGACCCTTATACCAGCTTGAGATTTGAAGCCAACGTGGAGCGGTTGGTTCATATTCGGCCGGACGCTATTGTGGGTACCGACCAGATCGGTGAACAGGATCAGGCCAAGCTGGCTGAGATTGCACCATGTTGTTTTGTACCGAAGTATCACTTGGATTGGCGTGCGCAGTTACGCATGATTGCTGCTTTTCTGGAACGGGAGGAACAGGCAGAGCAGTGGATTAGCGTATACAGTCAGCGAGTCGAGAAGGCACGGGATTCCGTAAAGCAGAAAGTGGGCCGAGAGAAGGTCATCGTTGTCCGAGTGTATGGTCAGCACCTGTATTTGTATCGAAATCCCGGCATTGAAGAAGTCTTGTACAATAATGGATTACAACTGGAGACGTTCCCTGATGTTCAGGCCAACACACAGTTAACCTTGGAACAACTGGCTGCGCTAAATCCAGATCGGATTCTTGTTATGGTGTGTCCTGAAGCTGCATCACGTGCCTACTGGCTCAGTCTGCAACACTCGCCAGTATGGCGTCAGCTTAAGGCAGTAAGGCAGTACCAGATTCATCTAATTACAGGTGATCCCTGGTTTGACTACTCTGCCGTAGGTGTGATGCGCATGCTGGATGAAGCGCTGCTGATTTTCACGGGATATTGTCCAAATGTATATCTGGATAACGTCCATGGTGATTCCCAGGCTACATGA
- a CDS encoding Bax inhibitor-1/YccA family protein, with amino-acid sequence MIGRSGNPTLKDSTFEDSRGYGDDRYQTRMTINGTVNKAFITLVILLGSAFASWMMFFNGQEVLPLAYGGAIVGFILALIISFKPVAAPYLVPIYAVAEGMFLGALSATYEYLYNGITLQAALLTMAVFIALLMAYKTRLIKATENFKLGVVAATGGIMIMYLLSFVLGLFGITVPYLHDNSLIGIGISVVIVIVAALNLVLDFDFIESGADNGAPKYMEWYGAFGLMVTLVWLYIEIIRLLGKLRSRD; translated from the coding sequence TTGATCGGACGTAGCGGTAACCCTACACTCAAAGATAGTACGTTTGAAGACTCCAGAGGTTATGGAGATGACCGGTATCAGACCAGAATGACGATCAACGGTACGGTAAACAAGGCGTTTATTACGCTGGTAATTCTGCTGGGCAGTGCATTTGCATCCTGGATGATGTTTTTCAATGGGCAGGAAGTGCTTCCTCTTGCATATGGAGGGGCAATCGTCGGATTTATCCTCGCATTGATTATTTCATTTAAACCTGTTGCAGCGCCTTACCTTGTGCCGATCTATGCCGTGGCTGAAGGGATGTTCCTCGGTGCCCTCTCGGCTACATATGAATACTTGTACAACGGCATTACGCTGCAAGCTGCATTGCTGACCATGGCTGTCTTTATTGCTCTGCTGATGGCATACAAGACTAGACTGATCAAAGCTACGGAGAATTTCAAGCTGGGGGTTGTCGCGGCAACCGGAGGCATCATGATTATGTATCTCCTCAGTTTTGTTCTTGGTTTGTTCGGGATTACCGTTCCCTATCTGCATGACAACAGCCTGATCGGAATCGGGATTTCTGTCGTCATCGTTATTGTGGCCGCACTGAATCTGGTACTTGATTTCGACTTTATTGAAAGTGGTGCCGACAACGGTGCTCCGAAATATATGGAGTGGTACGGTGCATTTGGATTAATGGTTACGCTGGTATGGCTGTATATTGAAATTATTCGTTTGCTTGGGAAGCTGCGGAGCCGGGATTAA
- a CDS encoding ABC transporter substrate-binding protein — protein MFQQKKGNGHRSVRPFRSAGFSALLVLVLITGLLSACGSKSENEGEAQKEQPTTEASTTASSGTAVSEENTEETKGERTVKDDLGHDVIVPEHTERVFAPYLEDSLLTLGVKPVAQWASGTQGHVYLQDQLSGVPTLDFSSGLPSPEALMAYNPDFIILHTAQYAENGVYESYSKIAPTYVFTNASGDVEKSLQVIGDLLGKTAEAEKAIETYHAKVDDAKAKLAKVTEGKKAAIIRFAPRGISMMGGNYFSGYVVYQQLGLGKPTLVQTENSATVSTEVLPEIDADFIFTVEQGPGSMKEMTDTKVWNSMPAVKAGHVYAVEPAPWLGGGLIAYGHVIDDTLKALTQ, from the coding sequence ATGTTTCAACAGAAAAAAGGTAACGGACACCGTTCCGTTCGTCCATTTCGTAGTGCCGGTTTCTCGGCCTTGCTCGTACTGGTATTGATTACGGGTCTGCTATCAGCCTGTGGCTCAAAATCAGAAAATGAGGGAGAAGCACAGAAAGAGCAGCCAACAACGGAGGCTTCGACTACGGCCTCATCAGGGACTGCTGTATCCGAAGAGAACACGGAAGAAACCAAAGGTGAACGAACTGTCAAAGACGATCTGGGACATGATGTTATCGTTCCTGAGCATACAGAGCGTGTTTTTGCACCTTATCTGGAAGACTCTCTGCTGACACTAGGCGTTAAACCGGTAGCTCAGTGGGCGAGTGGTACGCAAGGCCATGTTTACCTTCAGGATCAGTTAAGCGGAGTGCCAACACTGGATTTCTCCAGTGGATTGCCTTCTCCTGAAGCACTGATGGCGTACAATCCGGATTTCATTATTCTACACACGGCCCAATATGCCGAGAACGGTGTATATGAGAGTTATTCGAAAATTGCACCAACCTACGTATTTACGAATGCTTCGGGTGATGTCGAGAAGTCTTTGCAGGTAATTGGTGATCTGCTGGGCAAAACGGCCGAGGCCGAAAAAGCCATTGAAACGTATCATGCCAAGGTAGATGATGCCAAGGCCAAGCTCGCCAAAGTGACCGAGGGCAAGAAAGCAGCGATTATTCGTTTTGCACCTCGTGGGATCAGTATGATGGGTGGTAACTACTTTAGTGGTTACGTGGTATATCAGCAATTGGGACTTGGCAAGCCAACACTGGTGCAAACGGAGAACAGCGCAACGGTATCGACCGAGGTGTTGCCTGAGATTGACGCCGACTTTATTTTCACGGTGGAACAGGGTCCTGGGAGCATGAAGGAAATGACGGATACGAAAGTATGGAATAGCATGCCAGCCGTTAAAGCTGGACATGTATACGCAGTGGAGCCAGCTCCGTGGCTGGGCGGCGGATTGATTGCTTACGGTCATGTCATTGACGACACGCTGAAGGCGTTAACGCAATAA
- a CDS encoding nucleotide excision repair endonuclease has product MINITVPTPDVIITKQADPQLSHIYGFTDFHLITREKGGIFMFYNADDELLFVGKARKLRPRIKKHFEDTVSPMKSHREEVTTIEVCVIEDPVDREIYETYIINTMRAKYNVDKVLYK; this is encoded by the coding sequence TTGATTAATATTACTGTGCCAACACCAGATGTCATTATCACGAAGCAGGCTGATCCACAGCTTAGCCACATTTATGGATTCACCGATTTCCACCTGATTACGCGGGAAAAGGGCGGTATCTTTATGTTTTACAATGCCGATGATGAGTTGTTATTTGTCGGGAAAGCACGAAAATTAAGACCGCGCATCAAGAAGCATTTTGAAGATACCGTATCACCAATGAAGTCACACCGCGAGGAAGTAACCACCATTGAAGTGTGCGTTATTGAAGATCCGGTGGATCGCGAAATTTACGAGACCTATATCATCAACACGATGCGTGCGAAATACAATGTAGATAAAGTGTTGTACAAATAA
- the dhbC gene encoding isochorismate synthase DhbC, which translates to MSKAGTVAATSALHLLEQYREGTSFFWSSPQHTLLAQGEQIRWSAMEVSEENTPDSMGAVSINEQKRNEATQLFIHRMEQLMEKARRLGQPKPIVVGAIPFDPIHSSAELFVPEKIQWAEPLSPDARALVGKYPAAVDCEVREEPAGAMFQQSVNNVLLNLNQGDLHKVVLSRTLHVTSQALVNTHQLLRNLFRDNTHGYTFAVPMTKLSQLKGDITTNNRAVVEEGNDTHRTYVGASPELLVTRKGSKVRANPLAGSAARSEDPAEDRRRAEALLASAKDRHEHAVVIEAVAEALRPLCKQLSVPAEPSLIQTRTMWHLSTEIHGELADVNTSSLELAFALHPTPAICGTPVQAAREAIREQEPFERGLFTGMVGWCDSDGDGEWAVTIRCAEVEGDTLKLFAGAGIVAGSTAEAELAETSAKFGTMLLAMGLDSSVSSIKEE; encoded by the coding sequence ATGTCAAAAGCGGGTACGGTTGCTGCAACTTCCGCCTTACACCTTCTGGAACAATATCGGGAGGGGACGTCCTTTTTCTGGTCTTCACCGCAACATACCCTGTTAGCTCAAGGGGAACAGATTCGATGGTCTGCCATGGAGGTATCAGAAGAGAATACACCTGATTCCATGGGCGCGGTTAGTATTAACGAACAAAAGCGTAATGAAGCAACGCAGCTTTTCATTCACCGGATGGAGCAGCTGATGGAAAAGGCGAGACGCTTGGGCCAACCGAAACCGATTGTGGTTGGCGCCATTCCGTTCGATCCGATACATTCTTCTGCTGAGCTATTCGTGCCAGAGAAGATCCAATGGGCTGAGCCCTTATCCCCGGACGCCAGAGCATTGGTGGGAAAATATCCAGCCGCGGTGGATTGTGAGGTACGTGAAGAACCTGCCGGAGCCATGTTCCAACAAAGCGTAAACAACGTTTTATTGAATCTGAATCAAGGCGATCTCCACAAAGTTGTGTTATCTCGTACACTTCATGTGACTTCACAGGCGTTAGTGAACACGCATCAGTTACTCCGTAATTTGTTCAGGGATAACACACACGGATATACATTTGCAGTTCCAATGACGAAGCTATCTCAATTGAAAGGTGATATAACAACGAATAATCGCGCTGTTGTTGAGGAGGGAAATGACACCCATCGGACGTATGTCGGAGCGAGTCCCGAATTGCTGGTTACCCGGAAAGGATCCAAAGTGAGAGCCAATCCACTCGCCGGGTCTGCTGCCCGGAGTGAAGATCCGGCTGAAGACCGCCGCCGTGCAGAAGCACTGCTGGCTTCAGCAAAAGATCGCCATGAACATGCAGTAGTCATTGAGGCTGTGGCGGAAGCACTGCGTCCGCTGTGCAAGCAGCTATCCGTCCCGGCCGAACCTTCCTTGATCCAGACACGGACCATGTGGCACTTATCCACGGAAATTCACGGAGAGCTTGCTGATGTGAACACATCATCACTGGAACTTGCCTTTGCTCTTCATCCTACACCAGCAATCTGTGGAACACCTGTACAGGCCGCTCGGGAAGCCATCCGAGAACAGGAACCGTTTGAACGGGGATTATTCACTGGCATGGTGGGATGGTGTGACAGTGACGGTGACGGCGAGTGGGCTGTAACGATCCGCTGTGCGGAAGTGGAAGGCGATACGCTTAAACTGTTCGCTGGCGCGGGTATTGTGGCAGGTTCTACAGCAGAAGCGGAGCTGGCAGAGACCTCAGCGAAATTCGGAACAATGCTGCTCGCCATGGGTTTGGATTCATCTGTGTCCAGTATAAAGGAGGAATGA